The Sandaracinaceae bacterium genome window below encodes:
- a CDS encoding alpha/beta hydrolase: MSRAPFQQLPFAALPALPRIPHPYFSTPARELSLHSTAFGDVRVHCRVHGSGPPLLLVHGLMTSSYSFRYVLEPLGQHFTVYVPDLPGSGRSSMPDRSYHPDRYAEFLGELIDALGIRGCRTVGNSLGGYLAMRLALRDRGAMSRLLNLHSPGIPLPRLHALRMALGLPLSESVLQRVIALHPERWVQRNVHYYDETLKSREETREYGAPLSTRAGRHAFHRILKETLDVREMTAFEAQLCARRERGARFPVPLMLMYAERDPMVPPEVGERMRALVPDAEFVKLREGSHFAHVDAPRVFLESAVPFLRGADGDN; encoded by the coding sequence ATGAGCCGGGCTCCGTTTCAGCAGCTGCCGTTCGCGGCGCTCCCCGCGCTGCCGCGTATCCCGCACCCGTACTTCAGCACGCCCGCGCGCGAGCTCTCGCTCCACAGCACCGCCTTCGGCGACGTGCGCGTGCACTGCCGTGTGCACGGCAGCGGGCCGCCGCTGCTGTTGGTGCACGGCCTGATGACGTCCAGCTACTCGTTCCGCTACGTGCTCGAGCCGCTGGGCCAGCACTTCACGGTGTACGTGCCGGACCTGCCCGGCAGTGGCCGCAGCAGCATGCCGGACCGCTCGTACCACCCCGACCGGTACGCCGAGTTCCTGGGCGAGCTGATCGACGCGCTGGGCATCCGCGGCTGCAGAACGGTGGGCAACTCGCTGGGCGGTTACCTGGCCATGCGCCTCGCCCTGCGCGACCGGGGCGCCATGTCGCGCCTGTTGAACCTGCACTCGCCCGGCATTCCGCTGCCGCGCCTGCACGCGCTGCGCATGGCCCTCGGGCTGCCGCTCAGCGAGAGCGTGCTGCAGCGGGTCATCGCGCTCCACCCGGAGCGCTGGGTGCAGCGCAACGTCCACTACTACGACGAGACGCTCAAGTCGCGCGAGGAGACCCGCGAGTACGGCGCGCCGCTGTCCACGCGCGCGGGCCGCCACGCGTTCCATCGCATCCTGAAAGAGACACTGGACGTCCGGGAGATGACCGCATTCGAAGCCCAGCTGTGCGCCCGCCGCGAGCGTGGGGCGCGCTTCCCCGTGCCGCTCATGCTCATGTACGCCGAGCGAGATCCCATGGTGCCGCCCGAGGTGGGGGAGCGTATGCGTGCGCTCGTGCCGGACGCCGAGTTCGTGAAACTGCGAGAGGGCTCACACTTCGCCCATGTCGACGCCCCGCGCGTTTTTCTAGAATCAGCGGTACCCTTCCTGCGTGGCGCGGACGGTGACAATTGA
- a CDS encoding SMP-30/gluconolactonase/LRE family protein: MPTSSPKRFALCFVVLALGAPGCGKDTTVTPQVDSGQPPVDQGGGQPDLAMGDQGSDAGTDASVDAGFDVGVDAGFDSGTDAGSDAGFDGGTDAGMDAGFDGGPDASVDGGFPTAIACPGWLGLPTGGVTLVSNSPEGLRVGPDCALYASLNDSVYRIEQGTGVITEFATQPTEGTGFQGLDFGPDGNLYVAARTSANVILRFNGTTGAFIDVFANMGINGPNTPRFGPDGRLYVSCRNTGNVVRFDPDGTELGEFATHPSLGSPEGLSFGPDGHLYVAARTNSVVMRFNGNTGAFMNEIIVTPGFMAPEGLGFTSDGSLWIASRDTSEVIQVNGLTFAEVNRFSLPTGEEPIGLEVVDDQVVVSLRGTGRVTIVP; the protein is encoded by the coding sequence ATGCCCACCAGCTCCCCCAAGCGGTTTGCTCTCTGCTTCGTCGTGCTCGCGCTCGGCGCGCCGGGCTGCGGCAAGGACACCACGGTCACGCCCCAGGTCGACAGCGGGCAGCCGCCCGTGGATCAAGGTGGGGGCCAGCCTGACCTCGCCATGGGCGACCAGGGCTCCGACGCTGGCACCGACGCCAGCGTGGACGCGGGCTTCGACGTTGGTGTGGACGCGGGCTTCGACTCGGGCACCGACGCAGGCTCGGACGCAGGCTTCGACGGGGGGACCGATGCCGGCATGGATGCGGGCTTCGACGGCGGCCCGGACGCGAGCGTGGACGGGGGCTTCCCCACCGCGATCGCCTGCCCGGGCTGGCTGGGGCTGCCCACGGGCGGCGTCACGCTGGTCAGCAACTCACCCGAGGGCCTGCGGGTGGGCCCCGACTGCGCGCTCTACGCCTCGCTGAACGACTCGGTGTACCGCATCGAGCAGGGCACCGGCGTCATCACCGAGTTCGCCACGCAGCCCACGGAAGGGACCGGCTTCCAGGGCCTCGACTTCGGGCCCGACGGCAACCTCTACGTGGCCGCGCGCACCAGCGCCAACGTCATCCTGCGCTTCAACGGCACCACCGGCGCTTTCATCGACGTCTTCGCCAACATGGGCATCAACGGCCCCAACACGCCGCGCTTCGGCCCCGACGGCCGGCTCTACGTGAGCTGCCGCAACACGGGCAACGTGGTGCGCTTCGACCCTGACGGGACCGAGCTGGGCGAGTTCGCCACGCACCCCTCGCTGGGCAGCCCCGAGGGCTTGTCCTTCGGCCCCGACGGGCACCTCTACGTGGCCGCGCGCACCAACTCGGTGGTCATGCGCTTCAACGGCAACACCGGCGCGTTCATGAACGAGATCATCGTGACGCCGGGCTTCATGGCGCCCGAGGGCCTGGGCTTCACCTCCGATGGCTCGCTGTGGATCGCCAGCCGCGACACGAGCGAGGTCATCCAGGTGAACGGACTGACCTTCGCCGAGGTGAACCGCTTCTCGCTGCCCACGGGCGAAGAGCCCATCGGCCTCGAGGTCGTGGACGACCAGGTGGTGGTCAGCCTGCGCGGCACGGGTCGGGTCACCATCGTCCCCTGA
- a CDS encoding response regulator gives MTEIDASAFELLPVGVALVAPDHRIVSANKSLLHMLEGRGGELLGLRLDDLVSHAALGSALDELISGGRDELSIDATLARGMRPELGVRVLVTRAPAGTSAPSVACVAVFVRDEERRIAERALRGSLALQQATFDASGDGFLVTDAEEAALTCNRQMMTMWRLDPLNAASWEHMLRMPAITTQLVDPDAFLSDLDALRETPDATFFRRLELTDGRVFELQATPRIADGKNLGRVFSFRDMTERVRAQAELLASREALLQAQKMDAVGRLAGGVAHDFNNLLTVITSYVHFLRKGSTRGIKTEDALDEIASAAHRAAELTRQLLAFSRKQVLVARVLDLNELVTELVRMLRRLLGDDIELETHLAEDLGRVRADRAQLDQVVMNLVVNGRDAMPNGGRLSITTRNEDVVPGSGGAPLEAKPGPYVSVAVSDEGSGMDEATLLRVFDPFFTTKEAGRGTGLGLATVDGVVNQSGGFMVVRSAPGQGSTFCMFLPRVDAAVERVSAVNLSNPLEGSERILLVEDSLPVRKIAQTALEHYGYTVVVPGDTSEACRWFERAPSDFDVVVTDIVMPKMDGRTLAETLRRIRPELRVLFVSGYTETAVVHPSERDDRTAFLAKPFTPEGLARSVRRLLSGG, from the coding sequence TTGACTGAGATCGATGCGAGTGCGTTCGAGTTGCTGCCGGTGGGCGTGGCGCTCGTGGCCCCGGACCACCGCATCGTGTCCGCCAACAAGTCCCTGCTGCACATGCTGGAGGGACGCGGGGGCGAGCTGCTGGGGCTGCGCCTCGACGACCTGGTCTCCCACGCCGCGCTGGGCAGCGCGCTCGACGAGCTGATCAGCGGCGGGCGTGACGAGCTGTCCATCGACGCCACGCTGGCGCGCGGCATGCGCCCCGAGCTGGGTGTCCGGGTGCTGGTCACGCGCGCGCCGGCCGGCACCAGCGCGCCCTCTGTCGCGTGCGTGGCCGTGTTCGTGCGCGACGAGGAGCGTCGCATCGCCGAGCGCGCCCTGCGTGGTTCACTCGCGCTGCAGCAGGCCACGTTCGACGCTTCGGGCGATGGGTTCCTGGTGACCGACGCCGAGGAAGCGGCGCTCACCTGCAACCGCCAGATGATGACCATGTGGCGCCTCGACCCGCTGAATGCCGCATCGTGGGAGCACATGCTGCGCATGCCGGCCATCACCACCCAGCTGGTGGACCCGGACGCGTTCCTGAGTGACCTCGACGCGCTGCGCGAGACCCCGGACGCCACCTTCTTCCGGCGCCTCGAACTGACCGATGGGCGCGTGTTCGAGCTGCAGGCCACGCCGCGCATCGCCGATGGAAAGAACCTGGGGCGCGTGTTCTCGTTCCGCGACATGACCGAGCGCGTGCGGGCGCAGGCCGAGCTCCTGGCCAGCCGCGAGGCGCTGCTCCAAGCACAGAAGATGGACGCCGTCGGCCGGCTCGCCGGCGGGGTGGCGCACGACTTCAACAACCTGCTGACCGTCATCACGTCGTACGTGCACTTCCTTCGCAAGGGCAGCACGCGGGGCATCAAGACCGAGGACGCCCTCGACGAGATCGCCAGCGCGGCGCATCGCGCGGCCGAGCTGACGCGTCAGCTGCTGGCCTTCAGCCGCAAGCAAGTGCTGGTGGCTCGCGTGCTGGACTTGAACGAGCTGGTGACCGAGCTGGTGCGCATGTTGCGCCGGCTGCTGGGTGACGACATCGAGCTGGAGACCCACCTCGCCGAGGATCTCGGGCGCGTGCGTGCCGACCGCGCGCAGCTGGACCAGGTCGTGATGAACCTGGTGGTCAACGGTCGTGACGCCATGCCCAACGGCGGGCGCCTCAGCATCACCACGCGCAACGAGGACGTGGTCCCCGGGAGCGGCGGCGCGCCCCTCGAGGCCAAGCCTGGTCCGTACGTGAGCGTGGCCGTGAGTGACGAGGGCTCGGGCATGGACGAGGCCACCCTCCTGCGCGTCTTCGACCCCTTCTTCACCACCAAGGAGGCGGGGCGCGGGACGGGGCTGGGGCTGGCCACGGTCGACGGCGTGGTGAACCAGAGCGGCGGCTTCATGGTGGTGCGCTCGGCGCCAGGGCAAGGCTCCACGTTCTGCATGTTCCTGCCTCGCGTGGACGCCGCCGTGGAGCGGGTGTCCGCGGTGAACCTGTCGAACCCGCTCGAAGGTTCCGAGCGCATCCTGCTGGTGGAGGACTCCCTGCCCGTGCGCAAGATCGCGCAGACCGCGCTCGAGCACTATGGGTACACGGTGGTGGTGCCGGGTGACACGAGCGAGGCGTGCCGGTGGTTCGAGCGTGCGCCCAGCGACTTCGACGTGGTGGTCACGGACATCGTCATGCCCAAGATGGACGGCCGCACGCTGGCGGAGACGCTGCGCCGCATCCGCCCCGAGCTGCGCGTGCTCTTCGTGTCGGGCTACACCGAGACTGCGGTGGTGCACCCGAGCGAGCGCGATGACCGCACGGCGTTCCTCGCCAAGCCGTTCACGCCAGAGGGGCTGGCGCGCAGCGTGCGGCGCCTGTTGAGCGGGGGATAG